A window of the Bombus huntii isolate Logan2020A chromosome 8, iyBomHunt1.1, whole genome shotgun sequence genome harbors these coding sequences:
- the LOC126868475 gene encoding retinol dehydrogenase 11-like — MVSSWYYFILPVVLLIGLLRKCRERTWGKCKNTDSLLGRVFIVTGANSGIGKETVKELAKRKATVILACRYLQTAQNAISDIRTQISTGKLVPMKLNLASFSSIREFVAEVIENFVEVHVLINNAGVYVPFKEHALTDDGFEIHFGVNHLGHFLLTNLLLEHLKRNGPSRIVIVTSKLFESGTIDFSNLNGEKGLVVKGRMNPAYCNSKLANTYFGIELAKQTKNSGINVYMVCPGFTYTGLFRNVKRSWFHYIIFSPVALLFLRTANQGAQTVLHCAIEPSLSNESGNIYRDCKLYVSKKKLDPDVALRLWDVSAKLTKINESLN; from the exons ATGGTATCTTCATggtattatttcattttaccgGTAGTATTACTTATTGGATTACTTCGAAAATGTCGTGAACGTACATGgggaaaatgtaaaaatacagACAGTTTACTAGGTCGAGTATTCATTGTGACAGGTGCAAACTCCGGAATTGGTAAAGAAACAGTAAAAGAATTGGCTAAAAGGAAAGCTACAGTTATTTTAGCCTGCAGATATTTACAAACCGCTCAGAATGCTATATCTGACATACGTACTCAAATATCTACTGGAAAACTG GTACCAATGAAATTAAATCTGGCATCGTTTTCATCCATCAGAGAATTTGTTGCAGaagtaatagaaaattttgtgGAGGTTCATGTGTTGATTAATAATGCTGGAGTATATGTTCCTTTTAAAGAACATGCTTTAACTGATGATGGATTTGAAATTCATTTTGGAGTAAATCATTTAGGGCACTTTCTACTTACAAATTTACTTTTGGAACATTTAAAACGAAATGGACCAAGCAG AATTGTTATTGTGACATCTAAACTTTTTGAGTCTGGAACAATTGATTTTTCGAATCTAAATGGCGAAAAAGGTTTGGTAGTCAAAGGACGTATGAATCCTGCCTATTGTAATTCAAAATTAGCAAATACGTATTTTGGTATTGAACTTGCAAAACAAACAAAGAACAGTGgtattaatgtatatatgGTTTGTCCTGGATTCACTTATACAGGATTATTCAGAAATGTTAAAAGGAGTTGGTTTCACTATATTATTTTTTCGCCTGTTGCTCTGTTATTTTTACGTACTGCAAATCAG GGTGCACAAACTGTATTACATTGTGCAATAGAACCTTCCTTATCTAATGAAAGTGGTAATATTTACCGTGATTGtaaactttatgtttcaaaaaagAAACTAGACCCTGATGTAGCACTGCGTTTGTGGGATGTGAGTGCAAAACTGACTAAAATTAATGaatctttaaattaa